AGAGAACTCTTCATccatgttgttgtttttcgGTCTTTCCAGACTCGCTTGATCAAACAGAAAAAGTATTATATATTCGTGTCCCttacaaaattaaaactgTATAATTATGtgtttatattttcattacGCGTCTATATTTTTTCGTGACTCTTGGCAAAACAAAGTGGTAAGACACTTCTAAAAGGTACTGTTACGCCTGTATAGTCTGCCAAGTCTGAATCTGTATGTCCTTCTTTTTCCATCATTCGATCACGGGAATTTACATAACCTCTTATTACCAATAAAGTTGCTGAGCAAACAATAAAGCACACTCCTGTAAAAATTGAGCAGTTCACATATCTGGTCGGGTCTATTCCTACTCCACTGCCTTTTGTGAGCTTAACACCTATGACTGGCGAAAATATTCCGGCAGCCCCCATGAAAATCCATATCTGAGAAAACACAACATTCATTTTCAGGATCCCAAACAACCTGGCCACTACTGGAGCAATCATTCCGTAAATGGCACCCATTATTGCCCCCATTATAAGAGCAAAAATGATCACCGTAGCAAGGTTTCTAGCAGGAATCCACATTGCTAAGCAAAAAATGGCAGAAATTAAGTAACCAACCGATGCAACTGTGGCACCTCCATATTTATCTGACAATAATCCCATCAATGGCCTACCTACGCACGAGCCAATTTGAATGGTGGCTGAAACATAAGACCCTTCACGTTCGGTGTAGCCCAAACTGGTGGTGAAATTTGCCAATGTGTACAAGACGATAACATACCCAAATATACAtgtgatgatgaaaaaagCCAACAACCAGAATGGAGCTGTTTGCATCacaccaaaatcaaaaagttTGAATTGGATATTGTGTTTTGAATTCTTCGTTTTGACGAGTACGATAGCAATCCAGGTTAGTCCAAATGCAATTATACTTTGTGCTCTTAAAGCCCAGCGCACGCTTTTGGTGTCTACAACTTTTTGCATTGCCAAGTTGAAAACAATACCCCCCAATCCAGAACCAGCAGATCCTATTCCACCGGCTAGCACTCTTTTCTTCTTAAAATATTGTGGTAAAAGGGTGATTGttggaattgaaataaaGGCCAAGCCAAAACTCTGCATTAAACCTTGTGTCAAGTACAACTGCCAAAGTTTTGTGGACCAACTAGCCAACATCAAAGAAGTAAACTGGAGACAATTACCGATAATAATCACTGATCTAAAGCCCAATACTCCCATCAAGACTGTGATTACTGGAGAAAAAAGCATACCAACACCAAAGGCCATTCCTCCAATATAACTATAGTCCATTTTGTCTGCTCCTTTAAATGTGTCCTGTGATAAGTAATTGGCAAAATAAATTGCAAACCCTGAATTCATTCCCCAAGTACAGAAATTGAATAGAACACAAGCAAAACATATGACCCAAGCGTATCCGCCGTCAATGTCAGGGTCATGATCTTCCTTTTCTCTAGCAGATTCCAATTGTTCGGGGCTTATATCAGGCtgttcaatttcaattgaatctgTGTTCTCTTCTGCTGacaaattttgttttgtttttatcaTCTTGAAGAATGTGTTAATTTATTCAACTGCTTTCAACGAATTCTTTTACAGTTTCTTATATTGGTGGATCTTCTTGTTTATATATGCTTTTTCAGCAATCAAAGTCTTAATCAATACAAAGAAAAACggagatttgaaaaaaaagagaaaatcGAAGTGTACGCAAGAcggaagaaaaaaaaaaaacggaGAGAAAACGTAGTAAACCCGAAGCACCTCCAATTCGGGCCGATAGACcgaggaaaaaaaaaattcatcaagTTAGAAGGAATCTCGCTGTAACTAAGATGCGTTCTCGCTCATATCGGAGCCACATTGTTCCAGACCTCTTTTCACTGCAATAAGGTTTGCCAAATCCGAAATCTCATTCTTTTGcaaaaatagaatatatatacaacAATTCACAGTTTCACCGTTTCATaaattgacaaaaaaaaatgtatcTTCTGAAGGGTGCGAGATTCGAACTCGCGCGGTCAACTGACCAACAGATTACTCTGGCAAAGAAGGGTTTGAACCTCCACCTTAAGTCTGTCACCTTAGACCAACTCGGTCAACCCTCCAGTATAGAGACGTAGTTCTGCTGAGCTTTTATATGACTTTCCATCTTATGGAGAGGTCTGTGTTTAATTAGAACCTTATGAGAGACTGGGGTTTATTAAAGCTGAATGTTGCTGGAAGTGCATGTAATCTGATAGTGCTTggttaaaattgattgacaATTAAAGTATTAACCCAATAAGGGAGTTGTGGGTCAATGTCAAATAACTAGAATGGTCTTTGTCATTTGCTGCAAAAGTTtgtttcatatttttttcaaaaattgcataaaatagaaaagtagataattcttttttcctTTACAGCAACCTAATATTTAGATGATCTCtcaatcattatttaaGGGTTAGCTAACAGGCAcaattctttaaatttCTGAGTGTAAAGCTTTTGGAGTCCTAAACTTATGGAACAACGAACACTATTATAATTGACAACAAACTTTTTGGTGCCCAGTAACGTACTAACGAAATATCCTTATGCAGCCTTGGTTTTTTAGCTAGTTACTGATACTTTTTAAGTTTTCGTCGAAGCTTCTGGTGGACGTATTTATttctattgaaaaatattgtgtaaaaatcaaataattgaagTGGTACTAagaaatttaaataaaccTCAATATAACTCTGAAAGCTAGAAAATGTGCATTTATCACATTTACTACTATTTATACTTTTCTTACATTTCTTCATTAACGGCTTGCCAATTTTAGCCTCTGAAAAGATGccaaaaattattaataacaGACACTGATTTATAACCTAGAAGTGGACACCTCGAATACatatttaaaaatcaaaGTGGCTGCCTTCAAGCTACTACTTATTGCTTGTAAACTTAGCATTTCAAAGTATATATGAAAATTATAGATTGTTGTCACATTCATAAATGGTGTCCCCCAAAATTGGTGTCTACAACGAGATggtgaagaaaaaaaaaaaaatggaattgaaatgaaaactgatttgaaaaacacTTTTGTTCTGATACCCTTTATCTACAGTAAATCACCCCCATGTTTTGTCGAAAATATGCTTTTCAAACATGGAAACAGTTTTCTAGATTTTATTCGGCTGTCAATAATATTAGAGCTTCAAAGACACGAAATATTGGAATCATAGCACATATTGATGCTGGGaaaacaaccacaaccgAACGTATGATATACTATAGTGggaaaatcaaaagaatcGGAAATGTGGACGAAGGCGATACAGTAACAGATTATTTACCTTCCGAGAGAGAAAGAGGAATAACTATTCAACTGGCAGCAATTACCCTTCCTTGGAACCAACACAAAATTAATATCATCGACACCCCCGGACATGCTGACTTTACTTTTGAGGTCATTAGATCATTGAGAGTGCTAGACGGGGCAGTGACTATTTTAGACGCTGTTGCCGGAGTAGAGGCTCAGACAGAAAAAGTCTGGAAGCAAGCAAGTTCATTAAACTTGCCAAAGATAGTGTATGTTAACAAAATGGACCGCCCTGGTGCCGGTTTCAGCAGAACTGTGCAAGAAGTCATCCAGAAATTGGAAACAAGAGTTGTGCTCTGTAATTTGCcatattttgaaacaaataaagAGAGTGACTTGGAATTCAAAGGAGTGATTGATGTGATACAccaaaaattgttaaaatGGAATGAAATGGATGCCAACGGTAACGAAATATCAGTAGtagatattgataaaacaACACCCGAGTTGTTACagattttggaaaaatccCGAGAATCCATGGTAGAGACACTTGGTGAGTATGATGAAAGAATTATCGATTCATTTTTGGAACATGATgagaattatttaaagaTACCACCCATATTGTTGGACCAAGTCATTAGAAAAGctacaattgataattactTAACACCAGTTTTTTGTGGCGCATCCTTTAGAAATATTGGCGTTCAGCCGTTAATGGACGGGATTACAAAATACTTGCCATCTCCATTGGAAACAAGTTTACCGGAGATAACCAAGAATGGCAAAGAGGTGCCAAAGAAagctgatgatgaaaagGGCCTTGTGGTTGCAAATGATAACAACTTGACTCTTGCATTAGCATTCAAGGTAATGACGCATTCTACTCGTGGACCTATGACATTTGTAAGAGTATACAGTGGCAAACTCAATGCCGCATCAAACTTGATAAATACAAGAACTGGCAAAAAGCTACTCATAAGAAAGCTATTGGTTATGCATGGGGACAGTCCGGAAGAAGTGAAGAGTATTAGTGCTGGTAATATAGGTGTCATTCCCGGATATGAAACTGATTTTCAAACTGGAGACACTCTTGTGTCTAGTGCAGTGGCAAAGAGAAACTTTACAGCAAAAGACTCGGCTTATAGGTTGTTGCCCATTGATATCCCACCTCCGTTGTTCAATGCCGCCATTGAACCACACACTGCCGGAGATGAGGCATACATGAAACAATGTGTTGAGACGCTCATTCGTGAGGATCCTTCGTTGAAAGTTCATTTGGATGAAGAGATGGGACAAGTAGTATTGAGCGGAATGGGTGAATTGCATTTGGATATTGTAAGGGAAAGATTGGTTAATGATATGAAGGCAAAAGTAAATTTGAAGGACGTTGTTGTATCATATAAAGAATCATACGTTgggaaaaaagaaaaagaagctGTTATCACcgatgaagaaattgaagtgGTCGTGACTTTATCACATACCGAGGATGCCAGAGATTACATTGGTCAAGAAGGTGCATTAGTGATAGAAGGAGACAACAATGTCATATTGTTGAGCCAAACTGCTTTGTCCGAGCATGTCCAAGCCACTATTGATGAAAGAAGATGGAAGTGTGAGAATAATTTAGAAGAGTTAAAAGAAGCTATTTTAAATGGTTGCTTGACGGCTCTTCAAATGGGAGGTCCTATTTTGGGCTTCCCACTACATTCGACTTTGGTTACTGTAAAACGCTGGAATGCACCGGTAGAGCAAGCTCAAGAACAAgctttgaatttgatgaatgCTTCGCGTCAAGCAGTACAGTCTCTTAagaatgaagaaaaagactTTTCTATACTTGAACCTATAATGAGTATAAAAGTATATGTGGATTCCAATGATTTAGGTGAAGTGTCACATGATTTGACCCAAAGATGTAAAGCAATGATTGTGGAAATACAGGATCAATCCACTCAAAACTTGGAAACTGCTGCATGGGCCAAGGATGAAGCAACAAAAGTATATGTGCCACCAGACTATACTATAAAGAAGAATGTCAGCAAGTTTGACGATATTGCCAATAAAAAGATTATTGTTGCTGAAACTCCGTTGAGGGAGATGATCGGCTACTTATCCAAGTTGAGAGCATTGACTCAAGGAAGAGCAACATTTGATATGACTTTAATTGGAATGAGACGTGCGGTTGGCAATAGGGTagattcaattgttgaagaGTATAAATTCTGATTTAGTTGAATAGTTTTGTACAAAGTTCGAGCAATAGCCATGTAAATAGATATATAGATGCTTTGCATAAGAAATCAAGATAATGGAGGATGCGGCACATAAtgagaaatatttttaCAACCGTTGAGAGTAACGAAATGTATggcaaacaaaaaaaatgacagaactaatttggaaaaaaaaaaaaaaaaaaaaaggaagaaaaaaacaaacctCAAACTTTTggtaaattcaattccagcaaaacaaataaacaaacaacaaaacaaccTATTTAATACATTGCCAATAATAACCAgtaatgaatttttcagATAGAGCATCATTATCACTAGATAGGGATAGAGTAACTTGCTTGCTTTTGATTAATACACACTTGATAAAGAAATGttgtaatatatataacacCATGCTCAATAATCAACAGTTGATGCAACAAATGACGCCAGAAAACAGAGCGATGTTGTCAAATGTAtacaataattatattagGAGACTCCAATGCAACTTGGCTACTTTGAACTATTTATATGAAAAATACCATTCGACTCAACATCTGCCTGTGGCAGCCAAGGCTAGTTTCCCTATGATATTGTCTGCTCCTCCGGATATGCCtgaattgaatcaattatattcaaaGCTTCAAGAGTTATACCCTGAGGCAGTGCAATATTTTAAACTCAAATTTGAAGAGAGTAGGAAGCAGCAGGCGTTTCCGGTACAACAGCAAAGTCAACCTCAGCCACAACAGCATTCccttcatcaacaactcCCACCACAAgctcaacaacaagcaCTTCAGCTCCCTTCTAATGCTGTGGCTCAACCTgtgcaacaacaaagttTTCGCCAGCTATCTACAGGTTCAGAACCAGGTCCTCAAATCATACCTCAAAGAGTTCCACTGCAACCAcaccagcaacaacaacaaccacaacagcagctccaacaacaatttcaacaacagttccagcaacaacagcaactccaacagcagcaacagcaggCTCAGCAGGCTCAACAGGCTCAGCAATCACAATCTTTTGATGACTTGCTTTTAACAGATGGGTTTAACCCATCCAGTGATAGTCTTGGTGGAGCAGGTCCTAGCGATTTTAATCCTAATTACAATAATGGTTCGTTCCAGTTGTCTACACTCTCTCCTCAACAAATATTGCAACAAGCCAATGAGAATACACCTCTATCCCAAGATTTcttattttgatattaaGCTTCTGTAATATATTGTATTATATAGAAAATTTTACTACcattattgaatatatatatatatatatatagacataaatatatatatgtcCCATCGCGTATAATCACTCCTTAAGACTGATCCATGAAATCTTGAAATTCATGGTTTATCAAATTCGAATATCCTGAATGGACACTAGAACCAAGATCAGGTGATAGAGTGTTAAATATAAAGCCTTCATCCAATGGATCCCTTTCCGTTACATTAGTATCCTTTTCAGTAGAATGCATATTTAACCAACCAGCTTCATTTGTAATATCACTCCATAACTTTTGCTCGGCGTCTAGATAAGTGAGACCTTCAATACCAGTCAAATCTTGGTTGGCATAAACATCACCAGTACCAACCCCAACTCCAACTCCAGCATTCGAAACACCGTCCATACCATCAGTTCCTTCGTTTCCTTGAACATTGGTAAATTGCAAAAAGTCCAAATCGCTTGGTCTAATAGGTGGTGGGTTTAAAAATGGCCCCACATTATTGTCGGTGGTACTTTCAGTTGCAGATGCGGACATTGttttgctgctgctgccgctgctgttgttgtcatCATCGTgtttttctaataattctgCCATGACTCCATTGAAGTCCAAaacattaattaatttcaacaactGTGCACGTCTAAGAGCAGCAGGATAATTGCCCaatcttttcattttcgtgaataaaattaatgCATGGTCCAAATGATCTCTTGTGGCTTCATGAACACCAAAAGATGCGTTGAACAAGATTAACGTTGAAGCAGAAGTAAATAAATACTCTCTATCCATCCATCCAAACAATGCCACCATATTGTCCTGAAGAAGCGACCATATACTTTTGATGGTGTTTATCGATGCTTGGAATGATGcatttaataatgttaGAACATtctttgaatattttgtcAAATcgatatatttattttgggtattttgtatttgcaattctttcaatttcttagttgcaaaatgaaataataaGGGACGCACTGCTAAATTAATCCCTTGGAAATATTCTGTCATTAAGTTTGTTACTAATCGTGATACTTTGGGACTGTCAACCGAATAGTCAACATCAAGATATTTAGGTAAAGATGTTTTCCATGCCATTAATCTTTGAACCAAATCAGTGACCACCGGcaaaatattgaaagaCGGTTGTTTGGTATACAACGATGACAAAATAACGGCATTGATTTGGGTAATGGTAACACAATTGTTAATATAATCTGCTGGTGGGAAAATATAATACCCTCTAACGTCGAGTTCATCTCTGGGGAAATCtgtcaaatcaattttaaaatcaattggtaGTTCGGTTGATACTGAGTCATCAGCAAAACTCAAGGGTAACCCGGCTTTTGATGAAAGCATTCTTTCATACATGTACACCGTCCACCATATCCTTCTTCTATGCTCCAATTCAAACCGGTTCAAGTTTTCTTTATCTGCATCGACATGCCAACCCAAAATTAGTGCTGCTCTCAAAGCTAACCCAAAATAAAAGTAAGACGCTATTGTACAATCAGCCACTTGCAAATAAAATGCATACAAAAGCATGACTTCTATACCACCATCTTTAGTGATATTATCGATCGCTCCCGAAGCAAAAAGACCAGTAAATAACTCTGAAGCTTGATAGAAAAATGCCGAGCCAGGCAATGCATGCTTCTCCCGCTTTTCTTTACTACGCTTCATATTCTCCAATTTTTGTCTCCGGGCATGTGTGCTGGATTCTGTCCCCAAGTACATTTCCCCAATGGCAAATATAAGCAATATTTTGCAAAACCAAATGGTTTCTAAAATTGTCTCATCGTCAGTATCCTTTTTGATAGTGTTTTCATCCTGGTCAGGGCTTTTCGTTGGATGGGTGTTGCGTCGTAATATTCGTTTGTTTTCAGCGGCCTTACCGGAATACAAATTCATTAGAAATCGTTTGATCAACCCTTcattaaagaaataaaagCATCCGTCAttgtaattgataaatgtaTCGACCAATAACATGGCATAAGAATACGACGGTAGTTCAAAATTAATCGATAATCCCGGtcttgttttggttttggatAAAGTAATTTTATAGGCATTTCCCTCTTTCTCTAAGATCTTGGATTCTCGTTTGCTCTGGTAGTGTTCCTGTTTTGGTGATAAACTGTTTGGTAATTGATGTTGCTGTTGTGTTGGTAGCGGGGGAAGTGTCTGATCGCTGCTATTGGGAGATGGGGCTGGGGTAGTAGACGAACTTGTGTTCAGTAGAAGTGAGCTTGAAACAAACGATGGGACCATATTCTGAATTTCCAATCCAAACAACGTCATAGATGATGACCCAACATATACTTTTTCACCTGTACGTGATTGAATCAATCTTCCATATTTATCTAATGACGGATGAATCACTTCCCCATttgctggtggtggttgtacGAAGGATGAGGGTATTGTTTGAGATGTTTGCGATTGTAGTGTTCCCATTATATTTGGACCCATGGATAATGGAGGAACCCGGTTGATAGAGGATGCATTTGCAAATTGAGGTTTTCCCTGTGGTGAGTCAATTTGcttcaattcttgttcttttaaattatttcttaATCCAGCattatcttttttcaatcttgCTATTTCATCATGTAGTTTGGAAAGATACTTCATCGatacaacaatttttttgtcgGCTTCAACATATTCACATTTCGATTTTGCCAATTGACATTTCCTACAAGGATCACCTCCAGGACATCGAATATGACGTGTTCGGCATCTTATACAAGCCAAAGACGCCCTTTTCTGACGAGGGTTTAAGGATGTGTTGGTGTCTACTGATTTGGGGGTTTCTAATTTGCTTCTTGTGGATGTCATGGGCGATGACGCTGATGATGAAGCTGGTGGTTGTAAGTCAAGTGGTATGGTatctaaattgattaatgcATCagcaatatttttttcctcCGACAAGTCTTGTGGATCCATTGTACTAGAATCAGACTATAAATAAGTGGATGGATTAATGAATGATTTATGTGAATATTGGTTGAAAATGTATAATTGTTTCTGATACTTTGTTTTGAATGTTTTCTTTGGTTGGGTATGGAAATATGACtgatagttttttttttttggaaagaTGTATCCAAAGTGTGGAAGATTTTTTTCGCACAACGTTTTTTTAGTTCtacatttttaatttgaatcTTGGTTGTAGAAATGTGGAGGGCAGCGTAGTCAGAAAGTTggattatttataatttgaaatctgAATAAAGGTTGACTTCATTAAGGGACCTATTGTTGTCTAGAGTAAAAGCTTCGAATCAAAAGTTCAGACAAAACACAAGTCTaagaaacaaatacaaatcgTTATTGCCTagatatattttatattgccgtgttatatatataagcAACTATAATAGAGATAGAGATAGAGATAAAAAATGTATAGAAACATATGGGTAtaaacaaatgaaaaatgtaaaaaaaaaccaataacAAATACAATGATAAAAAGTAATAACAAAATTGTAATGTTTAATAATCCAATGACCTCCAGAACCACACAataagtgaaaaaaaaacccaaaaataaaaaagacaataataataacaataaaagaACTCAGATGAAGTTTGAATACCCACTTATCATAAGGGGTCTATGTGTTAGTTTTCAAACAatcccaaaaaaaagtgaaacagaaaaagtttataaaaaagaaatgtaAGGGGGGGAAGGTAGGACATGGACAAGGATAAGAATTAgtaaatcatttattgtGGTTTCAAGACATTTTCAGCCATATAAGATTTACCGGTCTTTGGATCAGTACCCATAACGTTACCAGCTGGATCATAAGAACAAATAACATATAATCCCCAGTTTTGAGCACGACAATCCTTGTAAGCACAACCAACTTTGGTGGTTGCTTTCCAAACAACTTGAGTAAAGTGATTGTAGTGAGTAGAAGAACCGTAATCATAGCTTAATCCGTCCTTGCCGGCTTCATTGTACCAAGCATCAAGAGCAGCAGGGCCATCAGCAAAACCAACAGCCAAGTTTTCACCAAATTTACCACCAGAGTGTTGCAAGTTACCGGAACAACTATATTGATTAGCGTAGTCTTGAGCGTATT
This is a stretch of genomic DNA from Candida dubliniensis CD36 chromosome 1, complete sequence. It encodes these proteins:
- a CDS encoding elongation factor G2, mitochondrial precursor, putative (Similar to S. cerevisiae MEF2;~Similar to S. pombe MEF2;~Similar to C. albicans MEF2); translated protein: MFCRKYAFQTWKQFSRFYSAVNNIRASKTRNIGIIAHIDAGKTTTTERMIYYSGKIKRIGNVDEGDTVTDYLPSERERGITIQSAAITLPWNQHKINIIDTPGHADFTFEVIRSLRVLDGAVTILDAVAGVEAQTEKVWKQASSLNLPKIVYVNKMDRPGAGFSRTVQEVIQKLETRVVLCNLPYFETNKESDLEFKGVIDVIHQKLLKWNEMDANGNEISVVDIDKTTPELLQILEKSRESMVETLGEYDERIIDSFLEHDENYLKIPPILLDQVIRKATIDNYLTPVFCGASFRNIGVQPLMDGITKYLPSPLETSLPEITKNGKEVPKKADDEKGLVVANDNNLTLALAFKVMTHSTRGPMTFVRVYSGKLNAASNLINTRTGKKLLIRKLLVMHGDSPEEVKSISAGNIGVIPGYETDFQTGDTLVSSAVAKRNFTAKDSAYRLLPIDIPPPLFNAAIEPHTAGDEAYMKQCVETLIREDPSLKVHLDEEMGQVVLSGMGELHLDIVRERLVNDMKAKVNLKDVVVSYKESYVGKKEKEAVITDEEIEVVVTLSHTEDARDYIGQEGALVIEGDNNVILLSQTALSEHVQATIDERRWKCENNLEELKEAILNGCLTALQMGGPILGFPLHSTLVTVKRWNAPVEQAQEQALNLMNASRQAVQSLKNEEKDFSILEPIMSIKVYVDSNDLGEVSHDLTQRCKAMIVEIQDQSTQNLETAAWAKDEATKVYVPPDYTIKKNVSKFDDIANKKIIVAETPLREMIGYLSKLRALTQGRATFDMTLIGMRRAVGNRVDSIVEEYKF
- a CDS encoding transporter, putative (Similar to S. cerevisiae MCH2), with translation MIKTKQNLSAEENTDSIEIEQPDISPEQLESAREKEDHDPDIDGGYAWVICFACVLFNFCTWGMNSGFAIYFANYLSQDTFKGADKMDYSYIGGMAFGVGMLFSPVITVLMGVLGFRSVIIIGNCLQFTSLMLASWSTKLWQLYLTQGLMQSFGLAFISIPTITLLPQYFKKKRVLAGGIGSAGSGLGGIVFNLAMQKVVDTKSVRWALRAQSIIAFGLTWIAIVLVKTKNSKHNIQFKLFDFGVMQTAPFWLLAFFIITCIFGYVIVLYTLANFTTSLGYTEREGSYVSATIQIGSCVGRPLMGLLSDKYGGATVASVGYLISAIFCLAMWIPARNLATVIIFALIMGAIMGAIYGMIAPVVARLFGISKMNVVFSQIWIFMGAAGIFSPVIGVKLTKGSGVGIDPTRYVNCSIFTGVCFIVCSATLLVIRGYVNSRDRMMEKEGHTDSDLADYTGVTVPFRSVLPLCFAKSHEKI
- a CDS encoding proline utilisation trans-activator, putative (Similar to S. cerevisiae PUT3); its protein translation is MDPQDLSEEKNIADALINLDTIPLDLQPPASSSASSPMTSTRSKLETPKSVDTNTSLNPRQKRASLACIRCRTRHIRCPGGDPCRKCQLAKSKCEYVEADKKIVVSMKYLSKLHDEIARLKKDNAGLRNNLKEQELKQIDSPQGKPQFANASSINRVPPLSMGPNIMGTLQSQTSQTIPSSFVQPPPANGEVIHPSLDKYGRLIQSRTGEKVYVGSSSMTLFGLEIQNMVPSFVSSSLLSNTSSSTTPAPSPNSSDQTLPPLPTQQQHQLPNSLSPKQEHYQSKRESKILEKEGNAYKITLSKTKTRPGLSINFELPSYSYAMLLVDTFINYNDGCFYFFNEGLIKRFLMNLYSGKAAENKRILRRNTHPTKSPDQDENTIKKDTDDETILETIWFCKILLIFAIGEMYLGTESSTHARRQKLENMKRSKEKREKHALPGSAFFYQASELFTGLFASGAIDNITKDGGIEVMLLYAFYLQVADCTIASYFYFGLALRAALILGWHVDADKENLNRFELEHRRRIWWTVYMYERMLSSKAGLPLSFADDSVSTELPIDFKIDLTDFPRDELDVRGYYIFPPADYINNCVTITQINAVILSSLYTKQPSFNILPVVTDLVQRLMAWKTSLPKYLDVDYSVDSPKVSRLVTNLMTEYFQGINLAVRPLLFHFATKKLKELQIQNTQNKYIDLTKYSKNVLTLLNASFQASINTIKSIWSLLQDNMVALFGWMDREYLFTSASTLILFNASFGVHEATRDHLDHALILFTKMKRLGNYPAALRRAQLLKLINVLDFNGVMAELLEKHDDDNNSSGSSSKTMSASATESTTDNNVGPFLNPPPIRPSDLDFLQFTNVQGNEGTDGMDGVSNAGVGVGVGTGDVYANQDLTGIEGLTYLDAEQKLWSDITNEAGWLNMHSTEKDTNVTERDPLDEGFIFNTLSPDLGSSVHSGYSNLINHEFQDFMDQS